ACCACGGGAACTCGAGTTCGGTCGTCAACCTGAGTCCCTACAAGTTCAACGGCCCCGGGGGGAAGGGACTCCGGCCCTGGGTCCGCATGGCGCCCATGCCGGACCGGTTCCGGGGGCTCCACCGCGGGCCCGGCGACGAGGTTGCGCCGCTCTACGCCGCGCACGTAGGGGAGGCGGCGCAGGCGCTCGAGACGGAGCCCACCTGGTTCGAGGACCGCCCGCCCGGCGCGGCCGCCTTCTTCCACGAATCGATTCTCAGTTGCGGCGGCCAGATCCCGCTTCCGGCCGGATACCTCGCGGCTTCCTACGCGGCGGCCCGCGAACACGGGGCGGTCTGCGTGGCCGACGAGGTGCAGGTCGGCTTCGGCCGCGTGGGGTCCCACTTCTGGGCCTTCGAGGAGCACGGAGTCATCCCCGACATCGTCACCCTCGGCAAGCCGATCGGGAACGGCCACCCGCTCGCCGCGGTCATCACCACGCGCGAGATCGCCGAGTCCTTCGCCAACGGGATGGAGTACTTCAACACCTACGGAGGAAACCCCGTCTCCTGCGCCATCGGCCTCGCCGTCCTCGACGCGATCGAGGAAGAGGGACTGCGGGAGAACGCCGCCATCGTCGGCCAGCGCCTACTCGCCGGCCTGGAGGGTTTACGCGACCGTCACGCCCCGGTGGGAGACGCCCGCGGCCGCGGCCTGTTCACGGGCATCGAGTTCGTGCGGGAGGGCGACGATCTCGAACCGGCCGCTGACCTCGCCGACGCCGCTGTCCAACGGATGCGCGACAGAGGGATCCTCCTCAGCACGGACGGCCCGGACCACAACGTGATCAAGATGAAGCCCCCGCTCGTCTTCTCCGAAGCCGACGCCGACCTCCTGATCTCGGGCCTCGACAAGGTCCTCTCCGAAACCCCCTTCCAGCCCTGACCCGCGTCGGCTACGAGCCGGTCTGGGTGGCGGCGGTGCGCTCGTCATCGTGGGTGCCCCAGCGCTCGAACCATTTCCTGAGAATGAGCTGCGTGCGCAGGAAGTTGGACGGCAGACGCGACGTGCCGTGCCACTCGCCCTGGAACTGGACCATCGCCGTCGGCTTGTTCTGCGCCTTCAGCGCCTGGTAGAACTGCTCCGTCTGCGACATCGGCGTCCGCAGGTCGAGGACGCCCGTCATCAGCATCGTCGGCGTCGTGACGTTGCCCACGTATGTGATCGGCGAGCGGCGGATGTGCTCGCTCGGGTCCACCCACGGGAACTCCCGGAAGTCCGCGTACCAGCGCAGGTAGTTGCCGTCGACCTCGTTGGGGAAGTTGAACCAGTTCACGACCGGACAGTTCGCCGACGCAGCCCGGAAGCGGTCCGTGTGCCCCACGACCCACGAGGTCAGCACGCCGCCGCCCGAGCACCCGTAGACGAACATGTTGCTGTCGTCCACGTAGCCGCGGGAGATGACCTCGTCCACGCTCGACATGAGGTCGTCAAAATCGTGGTTCGGATAGTCGTACTGGATGGCGTTCCCGAACTCCGTCCCGTAGCCGGAGCTTCCGCGCGGGTTCGTGTAGAGGACGACGTAGCCGTTCGCGGCGTGCTCCTGCCACGAGAAGTTGAACCCGCCGTTGTACATGCCGTGCGGGCCGCCGTGAATGATGAGAATGAGGGGATACTGGAGCGACGGATCGAAGTCCGGGGGCTTGATGACCCAGCCGTGAATCGGGAGTCCGTCATGGGATGACTCGCTCCAGACCTGTTCGACTTCGCCCAGCGTCACGCCCGCCAGCACGTCGGCGTTCACATCCGTCAGTCTCGTGCGCCCGTCGGGCCGGTCCACGGGGAAGACATGGATGTCGCCGGGTTCGTGCGCGTCGCCCCACATCCCCACGGCCATGCCGCCGTCGCTCACGTCGTTGAGGCCGAACATCTGCGGGCCCTCGGTCATCGCCCGCACGTCGCCATCCACCGAGGCGTAGTGGATGTTGCGGTAGCCGTCCGCCGCGGCGTCGAAGTAGACGCCGGCTCCGTCCGGGGCCCAGTGCAGCGCCCCGGGACTGCGGTCCATTTCGGCCGTCAGGGCGCGCGGGTTCGATCCATCCGCGTTCATCACATAGACGGCGGATTCGATGTAGTCGAACGTCGTCGTGTCGTGCCCCACGTAGGCGATCATGCGCCCGTCCGGCGATGGCACCGGCCGGTTGTCCGGACCCTTGCGCGTTGTGACCTGGCTCAGTTCGCCGGACTCCGCGTCGAGCCGATAGATCTCGGTCTCCTGCCACCGGTACACGGCGTCCTCGATGATGAGGCCGCTGAACAGGAGCGATTGGCCGTCGGGCTCCCACGCGGGGACGCCGAAGTTGTAGTCGCCCTCGGTGAGTTGGCGCGCGGTGCCGCCCTCGGCGGGGACGACGAAGATGTGCTGGTACTTGTCGCCCAGGAATCCGACGCGGTCCTGCCGGTAGACGAGGCGCTCGATGATGCGCGGCCCCGGCGTCCACGTCGCCCCCTCCGGCTTGGGGAGCGAAAGGGACCAGTGGCGCGCCGTGGGCTCCTCCGCCCCCACGCGCATCGTGAACGAGAAGCGCGTCCCGTCGGGAGACCAGGCGAAGTTCGACGGACTGTCCGTGACCCGCGTCACCTGGGAGACGGCCCCCTCGGCGTCCATCCAGCGCACGAAGATCTGGGTGTTTCCCTCGTCGTCGGGCGCGAGGAACGCGAGCCGGCTGCCATCGGGAGACCAGCGAGGCGAGGACCCGTCTACGAGATGGCGGGAGCGGCTGCCGTCCGGATTCACGATCCAGATCGAGGATTCCCAGGCGTCGTTCATCTTGTCGACCCACAGGCGCTCGTAGACCACGGCGTCGCCATCCGGCGAGATCTGCGGATCCTGGACCCGCTCCCAGTCGAGCCAGGACTCGAGCTGGAGGGCGCCGTTCGCTTCCTGCGCGACGAGCGCGGGGACCGCGGCGGCGAGGCCGCAGGCGGCCGAGAGCGCGGCGAGCGTGACGAGATGGCGGAACGGGGCGCGGAGGGAAGCGGGGGCGCGCGTGTCCATGGTACCTCCTGGGGTGAAGGGCGCGGGGCCTTTCGAAACATGGGATGCGCGTCGCCGCATGCATAGACCGCGCTCCGCCGCGCGCGCCCCCATGCCCCCCGAAGTTTTGCGTCTTATGTTGCGTTGGTGAACGACCGCGGCTGCCGCGCGGGATGCGGCGGCCCACAAGCCGGGAGGTTTCCGTGACGACTCGCACGCCCACCGACGCGACCCGCCTGCCCGACCGTCGCAGATTCCTCAAGCGTGCCGCCGCGGGAGCCGCCCTCGCGGCGACTCCGGCGTGGACGCGGGCGCCGTCCAGACCCGGTCTCAGCCTGGAGGAACTGTCGGCGCGCCGAGACTTCATGGGGACGGAAGACGAGTCCTTCTGGGAGATGGTGAAGTCACAGTTCCCGCTCCGTCCCGGACTCATCCTCGTGAACGCGGCGAATCTCTGCCCCTCGCCGTATCCGGTGCAGGAGGCGGTGTTCGGCTACACGCGCGACATCGATCAGGACGCCTCGTTCCACAACCGGGCCAAGTTCAACGCGCTGGCCGCGGAGTCCGTGGAAGCGCTCGCGCGGCTGCTCGGCGCCGCGCCCGATGAGATCGTCGTCACCCGCAACACCTCCGAGAGCAACAACACCGTCATCAACGGGCTCACGCTGGGCGCGGGAGACGAGGTCGTGCTGTGGGATCAGAACCATCCCACGAACAACGTGGCGTGGGACGTCCGGGCGGACCGCTGGGGCTACAAGGTGATCCGCGTGGCGACGCCGCCGGTGCCCGAGACGGAGGACGAACTGATCGACGCGTTCGTGAGCGCCTTCACCGACCGCACGCGTGTGCTCGCCGTGACCCAGATCTCGAACATCTCGGGCGTCGAACTGCCGGCGCAGCGCCTGTGCAGCATCGCGCGTGACCGCGGCATCTACGTGCACATGGACGGGGCCCAGAGCTTCGGCGCGGTGGAAGTCGACCTTCACGCCATGGGCTGCGACTCGTACACCGGGAGCGCCCACAAGTGGTTCTGCGGACCCAAGGAAGCCGGGGTCCTCTACGTCCGGGCCGAACGGGTCGCGGAGCTGTGGCCGAGCGACGTCGGCGTGGGTTGGGAGGGGGCGATCGCGGGCGGCGGTGCCGACAAGTTCGGCACGTACGGCCAGCGGGACGACGCGGCCGTCGCGGGCGTGGGGACGACCGTGGAGTTCCACGAGGCCATCGGGGCGGCGGCGATCGAGGAGCGGATGCGGGCTCTCGCGGCCGGGCTCAAGGCGGCGATCCGCGACCGGATCCCCGGCGTGAAGTTCCACACGTCGGACGTACCGGGCCTCGGCGGAGGCGTGGTCATCGCGGAGCTGGGGGTCGACGACCACACGGAGATCTACAACCGGATCTACGAGGAACACGGCGTCGCGGGAGCGCTCCGCCGGGGCGTGTTCCCCGGCATCCGGCTCTGCCCCCACATGTACAACACGATGGCGGAGATGGAACAGGTCGCCGACGCGCTCGCCGCTTCCGCCTGAATCGCGGCCCGCGGTTCGAATCGACTAGAGCTCGCCGCGGTTCTTCGCCCAGAGTGCGTAGTGGCAGGCGCGGGCGGTGAGGGCCATGTAGGTGAGAGAGGGGTTCTGGCAGGCGGATGAGGGCATCGCCGCGCCGTCGATCACGAACAGGTTCGGCGCGTCCCACGCCTGGTTGTAGCCGTTGAGGACGGAAGTCGCCGGATCCCGCCCCATGCGCGCCGTTCCCATCTCGTGGATCGTGAGGCCCGGCGCCGTGAGGTCCGTGAGCAGTTCGATGTCGACGCCGCCGCCGGCTTCCAGCATCTCTGCGGCGCGGTCCGCGCTGTCCCGCATCATCAGGCGCTCGTTGTCGCTCCACTCGCAGTGGATGCGGAGGGCGGGGATGCCCCACGCGTCGACGCGCTCCGGGTCGAGTTCGATGTAGTTTTCCTCGCGCGGGAGACATTCCCCGAAGGCGCCGAGTTCGAACTCCCACACCCCGGGTTCCGTGAGCCGGCGCTTGTATTCCGCCCCGAAGCCCGGCATGTCGAGGCCGCGGCTCCAGCCCTGCCGCGTGGACCAGCCCTGGTAGCCGTAACCGCGGATGAAGTGGGTCGACGGTTCCGTCACGTTGCGGAAGCGGGGGATGTAGATCCCGTTCGGACGCTCGCCGGTGTAGCCGTGGTTCTCCCAGCCCGGGAATTTCGCCTTCGCCCCCGTGCTCATCGTGTGATCCATGAGATAGCGGCCGAGGACCCCGCTCGAGTTCGCGAGTCCGTCCGGGAAGTCGGCGGACGTCGAGTGGAGGAGAATCCGCGTCGACTCGAGCGCGGAGGCGCCCAGCATGACGATCTCCCCGAAGAACTCCAGATCTTCCCCCGTCTGACGGTCGATGACGCGCACACCTGCGACGCGGCCGCGGGCGGGGTCCCAGATCACGCTGTGCACGACGCTGTCCGGGCGCAGCGTCATCCGGCCCGTGGCCTCGGCGGCGGGGAGGGTGGCGTTGAGCGAACTGAAGTAGCTCTTCGTGATGCAGCCGCGGTGGCAGGGACCGCAGTAGTGACAGGCGCTCCGTCCCTTGTGGTCGCGGGTGAGGACGGCCGTGCGCCCGATCGTCATCATCCGGGTGTCGCCGAAGTCGCGGGCGATCGCCTCCTTCACCGCGTTCTCGACGCAGGTCATCTGCATGGGAGGCAGGAGGACGCCGTCGGGCAGTTGGGGAAGTCCCTCCGGCTGGCCGCTGATGCCCACGAACTCCTCGACGTGCGCGTACCACGGGGCGAGGTCCGAGTAGCGGATCGGCCAGTCGACCCCGATCCCGTCACGCGCGTTGGCCTCGAAGTCGAGGTCGCTGAGGCGGTACGACTGCCGCGCCCACATGATCGAGCGCCCGCCGACCTGGCGGCCCCGGATCCACAGGAAGGGCTTCTCATCGGGCGTCGTGTACGGGTTCTCGATGTCGTTGACGAAGAACTTCCGGCCCATCTCATCGCAGGCGTAGCACTCGCGCTGCACGGGCTGCTCGGCGGCGAGCGCCTTGCGGTCGTTCCAGCCCCGGTACGGCATGCGGTACGGCGGCACGTGTTCGACGTAGTCCCGTTCGGGGACGATCATGGGGCCCGCCTCCAGCACCAGCGTGCGGAGGCCGAGTTCGGTGAGTTCCTTTGCGGCCCAGCCGCCGGTGATCCCCGAGCCGACGACGATCGCGTCCCAGACCTCCTGCCGGCCGCTCACGGCTGCCCCCCGGGGCGGCCCTCGCCGGTCCCGTACTGGTCGAGGAGGACGCACCCCTCGAAGGCGCCGGGGATGATCCGGTATCCGAGCGAGCGGAGGCCGGGCCGGGATGTGAAGTAGCCGGCGAGCGTGAAGCGTTTCATGTCGTAGAGGAAGGTCTGCGTCTCGTCGATCTCGGGATCCCGGCGATGGCGGTCGAGATCCTCGTCCATCCGCCCGACGAGTTCCGCCTGCTGGGCGGACATGCAGTCGGCGAAGGCGGCGCCGTGGGCCGACCGGGCGAGGGAATCCACTCCGTTCAGGCCGGCGAGGAAACGGTCGCGGTCCGACGCGTCCAGCCACCCGGTCAGGAGGGCATCGACGAATGCGGTGACGCCCGCCTCGCTCGCGCCGGGCGTGTCCGTCCGGGGGATGATGGTCTCGGCGAGCGCCGTCACCGTCCGCGCCTGCGCGGGCGTCAGCGTCGCGGGCGGCGCGCCGCCGACCGGGCCGGCCACCGCCCGGATGCGCTGCCCCAGCGCCAGGGCCTCCGCCACCGCGCTCCCCGGCGCCAGCAGCGGCGCGCCCGCGGCCACACCGATGATCTCGAGAGCCCTGCGCCGTTTCACAGTCGGTCCTCCCGGCCGGCATCGACGCGCGCGGGCGGCGGGGGTGCCGCCGCGCTCCGCCAACATAGGCCGAGGCGCCCCCCGCGCGAGACCGCTCGACGGACCGCGCGGTTCGACGCCGACCGGGGAGCGCGACATATTGCGCGCATGGACAGACGCAGATTCGTACGGAACTCGCTCGGAGCTGGACTCCTCCTCACGCACGCCGGACGCGCCACGGCCGCCGGCGCCCGGACGTTCCCGGAGGCCGGAGCCCCGCCGGACGCGCGAACTCTGCCGGACGCCTGGGGGCTCCAACTTTACACGGTGCGGTCGCTGATGGCGCGGGATGTCGAACGGACGCTCGCCGCCGTCGCTCGCATCGGCTACGGCGAGGTGGAGTTCGCCGGCTACTTCGGACGCTCGCCGAGCGAGATCCTGACCGCGCTGGAAGCGGAAGGCCTCACCGCCCCCGCCGCTCACCTGTCGCTCGAGGAACTCCGGTCGAGCTTCGATGAGGCCGCCGCGGCGGCGGCGGAGATCGGACATCGGTACCTCGTCGTCCCCTACCTCGGGGGTTCCGAGCGACCGGGCAACGACGGCGCCACGGGAACGGCCCTCGTGGACGGATATCGGCGGCTCGCGGACGAGTTCAACGGGCTCGGGGCGCGCTGCCGCGAGGCCGGACTCGGCTTCGCCTACCACAACCACGACTTCGAACTCGAAGAGGTGGACGGCGTTCGTCTCTTCGACATCATGATCGAGAACACGGACCCTGAACTCGTCACCTACGAGGTCGACTTCTACTGGCTCGTGCACGCCGGCGCCGATCCGTTCGACTACTTCAGCCGGTATCCCGGCCGCTTCGAACTCTGCCATGTAAAGGACCGGACCGCGGACGGCGAGATGGCGGACGTGGGCGCGGGGGAGATCGACTTCGAGGCGATCTTCGAGCGCTCCGACGAGGCGGGACTCATCCACTACTTCGTCGAGCACGACGCGCCGCGCGATCCGATGGGGTCGGTGCGCGCGAGCTACGAGCACCTCGCGTCGTTCGGTGGCTGACGGGTCCGGGCCCCGCAGCGAAAGGCCGGTCAGCCGCCGCGATGCCCTGCGCGCGACCGGCGCCGCCTCCCTCGGGCTCCTCGTCGGCGGCACCGCGAACCCTGCGTCCGCGCTCGCCGGCGGGGCGCGAGGGCCGGGTCGCGACGCGCACGCCGCGCGCCGGTCCGCCAACGCCATCACGCAGTCCGTGGCCCGCTGGTGCTTCGAGGAGATCCCGCTCGTCCCCTTCTGCGAGGGCGTGGCCGACATGGGCCTCACCGCGATGGACCTGCTCACGGTCGAGGAATGGCCCGTCGCGCAGGACCACGGCCTCACCGTCTCGTGCGGCGACGTGGCCGCCGGGACGATCGAGGACGGCCTCAACGAGACTGAAAACCATGCGGGCATCATCGAGGCCTTCGAACGGCACATCCCGC
This window of the Candidatus Palauibacter polyketidifaciens genome carries:
- a CDS encoding S9 family peptidase, with product MDTRAPASLRAPFRHLVTLAALSAACGLAAAVPALVAQEANGALQLESWLDWERVQDPQISPDGDAVVYERLWVDKMNDAWESSIWIVNPDGSRSRHLVDGSSPRWSPDGSRLAFLAPDDEGNTQIFVRWMDAEGAVSQVTRVTDSPSNFAWSPDGTRFSFTMRVGAEEPTARHWSLSLPKPEGATWTPGPRIIERLVYRQDRVGFLGDKYQHIFVVPAEGGTARQLTEGDYNFGVPAWEPDGQSLLFSGLIIEDAVYRWQETEIYRLDAESGELSQVTTRKGPDNRPVPSPDGRMIAYVGHDTTTFDYIESAVYVMNADGSNPRALTAEMDRSPGALHWAPDGAGVYFDAAADGYRNIHYASVDGDVRAMTEGPQMFGLNDVSDGGMAVGMWGDAHEPGDIHVFPVDRPDGRTRLTDVNADVLAGVTLGEVEQVWSESSHDGLPIHGWVIKPPDFDPSLQYPLILIIHGGPHGMYNGGFNFSWQEHAANGYVVLYTNPRGSSGYGTEFGNAIQYDYPNHDFDDLMSSVDEVISRGYVDDSNMFVYGCSGGGVLTSWVVGHTDRFRAASANCPVVNWFNFPNEVDGNYLRWYADFREFPWVDPSEHIRRSPITYVGNVTTPTMLMTGVLDLRTPMSQTEQFYQALKAQNKPTAMVQFQGEWHGTSRLPSNFLRTQLILRKWFERWGTHDDERTAATQTGS
- a CDS encoding GMC family oxidoreductase codes for the protein MSGRQEVWDAIVVGSGITGGWAAKELTELGLRTLVLEAGPMIVPERDYVEHVPPYRMPYRGWNDRKALAAEQPVQRECYACDEMGRKFFVNDIENPYTTPDEKPFLWIRGRQVGGRSIMWARQSYRLSDLDFEANARDGIGVDWPIRYSDLAPWYAHVEEFVGISGQPEGLPQLPDGVLLPPMQMTCVENAVKEAIARDFGDTRMMTIGRTAVLTRDHKGRSACHYCGPCHRGCITKSYFSSLNATLPAAEATGRMTLRPDSVVHSVIWDPARGRVAGVRVIDRQTGEDLEFFGEIVMLGASALESTRILLHSTSADFPDGLANSSGVLGRYLMDHTMSTGAKAKFPGWENHGYTGERPNGIYIPRFRNVTEPSTHFIRGYGYQGWSTRQGWSRGLDMPGFGAEYKRRLTEPGVWEFELGAFGECLPREENYIELDPERVDAWGIPALRIHCEWSDNERLMMRDSADRAAEMLEAGGGVDIELLTDLTAPGLTIHEMGTARMGRDPATSVLNGYNQAWDAPNLFVIDGAAMPSSACQNPSLTYMALTARACHYALWAKNRGEL
- a CDS encoding aminotransferase class V-fold PLP-dependent enzyme; translation: MTTRTPTDATRLPDRRRFLKRAAAGAALAATPAWTRAPSRPGLSLEELSARRDFMGTEDESFWEMVKSQFPLRPGLILVNAANLCPSPYPVQEAVFGYTRDIDQDASFHNRAKFNALAAESVEALARLLGAAPDEIVVTRNTSESNNTVINGLTLGAGDEVVLWDQNHPTNNVAWDVRADRWGYKVIRVATPPVPETEDELIDAFVSAFTDRTRVLAVTQISNISGVELPAQRLCSIARDRGIYVHMDGAQSFGAVEVDLHAMGCDSYTGSAHKWFCGPKEAGVLYVRAERVAELWPSDVGVGWEGAIAGGGADKFGTYGQRDDAAVAGVGTTVEFHEAIGAAAIEERMRALAAGLKAAIRDRIPGVKFHTSDVPGLGGGVVIAELGVDDHTEIYNRIYEEHGVAGALRRGVFPGIRLCPHMYNTMAEMEQVADALAASA
- a CDS encoding gluconate 2-dehydrogenase subunit 3 family protein, which codes for MKRRRALEIIGVAAGAPLLAPGSAVAEALALGQRIRAVAGPVGGAPPATLTPAQARTVTALAETIIPRTDTPGASEAGVTAFVDALLTGWLDASDRDRFLAGLNGVDSLARSAHGAAFADCMSAQQAELVGRMDEDLDRHRRDPEIDETQTFLYDMKRFTLAGYFTSRPGLRSLGYRIIPGAFEGCVLLDQYGTGEGRPGGQP
- a CDS encoding aminotransferase class III-fold pyridoxal phosphate-dependent enzyme, which translates into the protein HGNSSSVVNLSPYKFNGPGGKGLRPWVRMAPMPDRFRGLHRGPGDEVAPLYAAHVGEAAQALETEPTWFEDRPPGAAAFFHESILSCGGQIPLPAGYLAASYAAAREHGAVCVADEVQVGFGRVGSHFWAFEEHGVIPDIVTLGKPIGNGHPLAAVITTREIAESFANGMEYFNTYGGNPVSCAIGLAVLDAIEEEGLRENAAIVGQRLLAGLEGLRDRHAPVGDARGRGLFTGIEFVREGDDLEPAADLADAAVQRMRDRGILLSTDGPDHNVIKMKPPLVFSEADADLLISGLDKVLSETPFQP
- a CDS encoding sugar phosphate isomerase/epimerase, with the protein product MDRRRFVRNSLGAGLLLTHAGRATAAGARTFPEAGAPPDARTLPDAWGLQLYTVRSLMARDVERTLAAVARIGYGEVEFAGYFGRSPSEILTALEAEGLTAPAAHLSLEELRSSFDEAAAAAAEIGHRYLVVPYLGGSERPGNDGATGTALVDGYRRLADEFNGLGARCREAGLGFAYHNHDFELEEVDGVRLFDIMIENTDPELVTYEVDFYWLVHAGADPFDYFSRYPGRFELCHVKDRTADGEMADVGAGEIDFEAIFERSDEAGLIHYFVEHDAPRDPMGSVRASYEHLASFGG